Proteins encoded within one genomic window of Spirulina major PCC 6313:
- a CDS encoding outer membrane beta-barrel protein, with protein sequence MKSVLFHSTVMLATLSTLLFSGQFAHAQSVEKGTDAAYIGGGLSAGVTNGGQNGDAANLGGNIQGRYQIEDTPVSVRGAILFGEETSAIMPMVSYDLPVAQNTNVYVGAGYSFVEADGQPSPLGNRDSFMVTVGGESQVAENIVVYGDGKWGINAYENSSADALSFQAGVGYRF encoded by the coding sequence ATGAAAAGCGTACTCTTCCACTCCACCGTCATGCTCGCCACCCTCTCTACCCTTCTCTTTTCCGGTCAATTTGCCCACGCTCAGTCCGTCGAAAAAGGAACCGATGCGGCCTATATTGGCGGTGGTTTATCTGCTGGCGTGACCAACGGTGGTCAAAACGGAGATGCAGCGAATCTAGGTGGAAATATCCAAGGGCGTTATCAAATTGAAGACACACCGGTTTCGGTGCGGGGCGCGATTTTATTCGGTGAAGAAACCAGCGCAATTATGCCGATGGTGTCCTACGATCTGCCCGTTGCTCAAAATACAAATGTCTATGTGGGTGCGGGGTATTCATTCGTTGAAGCAGACGGTCAACCCAGCCCCTTAGGGAATCGTGATTCCTTCATGGTTACGGTGGGCGGTGAATCCCAAGTGGCGGAAAATATTGTGGTCTATGGTGATGGCAAATGGGGCATTAATGCCTACGAAAACAGTTCAGCCGATGCCCTCAGTTTCCAAGCTGGTGTTGGTTACCGCTTTTAA
- a CDS encoding SPFH domain-containing protein, which yields MESLIYLFVPMVLGTAFTLMNSIKIINEGNEALVERFGQYSRKLNPGLNIVLPVLETIVVEETTREKVLGIEPQYAITKDNVSLKVDAVVYWQIIDLERTFYVVEDIKKAIENLVLTTLRSAIGRLKLEETYSSRDKINQSLLEQLDEATANWGVKVTRIEVREISPAKNVMDSLELERAAESKKRAEIAETEGIVQSIELLSAVLKTKPDAKRVLEFLVAQRYVEANEKLGSSPNSKVLFMDPKALNEAMHGLMGQNRYANPSEFHDVTAESPAVAPANPPQPQPENGSTAPNTPTHEA from the coding sequence ATGGAATCATTAATTTATCTCTTTGTCCCGATGGTGCTCGGCACAGCATTCACGCTGATGAACTCGATCAAGATCATCAACGAAGGCAACGAAGCCCTCGTTGAACGTTTTGGTCAGTACAGCCGCAAGTTGAATCCCGGCTTAAACATTGTCTTACCGGTTCTAGAAACCATTGTTGTCGAAGAAACCACCCGCGAAAAAGTTCTGGGGATTGAACCCCAATATGCGATCACCAAAGATAACGTCTCGCTGAAAGTGGACGCGGTGGTGTATTGGCAAATCATTGACCTCGAACGGACGTTTTATGTGGTGGAGGATATTAAAAAGGCCATTGAGAACTTGGTGTTAACCACCTTGCGATCGGCGATCGGTCGCCTCAAACTGGAAGAAACCTATTCATCCCGCGACAAAATCAATCAATCTCTCCTTGAACAATTGGACGAGGCGACGGCTAATTGGGGGGTGAAGGTAACCCGGATTGAGGTGCGGGAAATTTCCCCGGCGAAAAATGTGATGGATTCCCTGGAGTTAGAGCGGGCGGCGGAAAGTAAAAAACGCGCCGAAATTGCGGAAACGGAAGGGATTGTACAATCCATTGAATTGTTATCAGCGGTGTTGAAAACGAAACCCGATGCGAAACGAGTTTTGGAATTTTTGGTGGCGCAACGGTATGTAGAAGCGAATGAAAAGCTGGGCAGTAGTCCGAATTCAAAAGTGCTGTTTATGGACCCGAAAGCGTTGAATGAGGCGATGCATGGTTTGATGGGGCAAAATCGCTATGCCAATCCGTCAGAGTTTCACGATGTCACCGCTGAATCTCCCGCAGTGGCTCCTGCCAATCCGCCGCAGCCGCAGCCGGAGAATGGATCGACGGCTCCGAACACCCCAACCCATGAGGCTTGA
- a CDS encoding MFS transporter: protein MTSSNGQTSASFWQLWTMSFGFVGVQFGWTLQMANTSAIYEYLGANPEDIPILWLAAPISGLIAQPIIGYCSDRTWTKFGRRHPYILAGALLSSIALILMPNASSLWMAAGTLWILDTSINLTTEPFRAFVADNLDNEQDLTRGFTMQSFFIGCGAVLASLCPWVLSHLLDDTTGTGTVPPSVTFSYYIGAAVFFSAVLFTVLNTKEHPPRPRPKAEEQTPMVEEIGITIREIPATMRELAVVQFFTWLGMFCIFLYLPPAIAHQVFGATSEQSPLYTKGIEWGGICIGIYNFSCFLTSLVLPRLAQFTSRKFTYGFCLFCGGSSLISLYWVRDPYLIFLPMLTFGIAWAGVLSMPYSILGDSLPPRKMGIYMGLFNACIVIPQIIAALGLGWVMETFLHQEHLLVVVLGGFSFLIASVCVVGVHDPASAELPESEAELS from the coding sequence ATGACTTCATCCAACGGTCAAACCTCTGCCTCTTTTTGGCAGCTTTGGACGATGAGTTTTGGCTTTGTGGGGGTTCAATTTGGCTGGACACTCCAGATGGCCAATACCAGTGCCATTTATGAATATTTGGGCGCGAACCCCGAAGACATTCCGATTTTGTGGCTCGCGGCTCCGATCAGCGGTTTAATTGCTCAGCCGATTATTGGGTATTGCAGCGATCGCACCTGGACAAAATTCGGTCGCCGTCACCCCTATATCCTGGCCGGCGCTCTGCTCAGTTCCATCGCCTTGATTCTCATGCCCAATGCCTCAAGCCTCTGGATGGCCGCCGGAACCCTTTGGATTCTCGACACCTCGATCAACCTCACCACAGAACCCTTTCGCGCCTTTGTCGCCGACAATCTCGACAATGAGCAAGATCTCACCCGTGGGTTTACGATGCAGTCCTTTTTCATTGGCTGTGGTGCGGTTCTGGCCTCCCTCTGTCCCTGGGTTCTGAGTCATCTGCTCGATGACACGACTGGGACGGGCACTGTGCCGCCATCGGTGACGTTTTCCTACTACATTGGGGCGGCAGTGTTTTTCTCGGCGGTGCTGTTCACAGTGCTGAACACGAAAGAACATCCCCCCCGCCCCCGACCCAAGGCCGAAGAGCAGACCCCCATGGTGGAGGAAATCGGCATCACCATTCGCGAGATTCCCGCAACGATGCGCGAGTTAGCCGTGGTGCAGTTTTTCACTTGGTTGGGGATGTTTTGCATCTTTTTATATTTACCGCCGGCGATCGCTCACCAAGTCTTCGGAGCCACCAGCGAACAATCCCCCCTCTACACCAAAGGCATCGAATGGGGCGGCATCTGCATCGGGATCTATAACTTTTCCTGCTTCCTCACCTCCCTCGTCCTCCCCCGCCTCGCCCAATTCACCAGCCGCAAATTCACCTACGGATTTTGTCTCTTCTGCGGCGGCAGCAGCCTCATTTCCCTCTATTGGGTGCGCGATCCCTACCTCATTTTTCTGCCTATGCTCACTTTCGGCATTGCCTGGGCGGGCGTGCTTTCCATGCCCTATTCGATCCTGGGCGACTCCCTGCCACCCCGCAAAATGGGAATTTATATGGGACTGTTCAACGCTTGCATCGTCATTCCCCAAATCATCGCGGCGTTGGGCTTGGGTTGGGTCATGGAGACTTTTTTACACCAAGAACATCTGTTAGTGGTTGTCCTGGGTGGGTTTTCCTTCCTGATTGCCTCGGTTTGTGTGGTGGGTGTGCATGATCCCGCCAGTGCCGAACTACCCGAATCCGAGGCAGAACTCAGTTAA
- a CDS encoding Ycf66 family protein, translated as MLAHFLAIAVALGSSLFYLAAFFFPEIHRQRDFFWCGVGWFYALVLWICAGRITGGVLLGQTASVALLGWLTWQTLSLRRAKTPVLEQTPISDATIAKAKNGFGLGQLVDRFRPGSSERLAPAPDPASSDASKSEPENTPEAAAPTPSDPSTPTESDPPASQESEPAATESDPPASQESEPVASDPPASQESADPVDAPPEPAATEPDPPASQELADPVDAPPEPTATEPTRREDLIVTEPALLHEDLSQVPEPDVVKDLEGLGLIDEPDSEPFQVKDEVDEGAIAEDDSDPKEPAPEPDVIVVKGEVVKDTDPDAWI; from the coding sequence ATGCTGGCTCATTTTTTAGCGATCGCCGTTGCCCTCGGTAGCTCTCTTTTTTACCTCGCCGCCTTCTTCTTTCCCGAAATTCACCGCCAACGAGATTTTTTCTGGTGCGGGGTCGGTTGGTTCTATGCCTTGGTGTTGTGGATTTGTGCCGGGCGCATTACCGGCGGCGTGTTACTGGGCCAAACCGCTAGCGTCGCGCTCTTAGGATGGCTTACCTGGCAAACCCTCAGCCTCCGCCGCGCCAAAACCCCCGTCCTGGAACAAACCCCCATCAGCGATGCCACCATCGCCAAAGCCAAAAACGGGTTTGGCCTCGGCCAACTTGTCGATCGCTTCCGCCCCGGTTCCTCCGAGCGTCTCGCCCCTGCCCCTGATCCCGCCTCCTCAGACGCTTCAAAATCTGAACCAGAAAACACCCCAGAGGCAGCAGCACCGACCCCGTCCGACCCGTCAACCCCGACAGAATCCGACCCGCCAGCATCACAAGAATCCGAACCCGCCGCGACAGAATCCGACCCACCAGCATCACAAGAATCCGAACCCGTAGCATCCGACCCACCAGCATCACAAGAATCCGCCGATCCTGTCGATGCGCCCCCTGAACCCGCCGCGACAGAACCCGACCCGCCAGCATCACAAGAATTAGCCGATCCTGTCGATGCGCCCCCTGAACCCACCGCGACAGAACCCACACGGCGAGAGGATCTGATCGTCACAGAACCCGCCCTACTCCATGAAGATCTCAGTCAAGTTCCTGAACCCGATGTAGTGAAAGATCTTGAGGGATTAGGGTTGATTGACGAGCCTGACAGTGAACCGTTTCAGGTCAAGGATGAGGTTGATGAGGGAGCGATCGCCGAGGATGATTCAGACCCCAAGGAACCAGCCCCGGAACCCGATGTCATTGTCGTGAAGGGCGAAGTGGTCAAAGACACTGATCCCGATGCGTGGATTTAG
- the codB gene encoding cytosine permease codes for MDTPSSNYEASEDYPLSPVPAHARKSMVSLAPLLIGFTLYSGTLFAGGIVGPSFAFFPDLILVILVGNLILGLYAAALGYIAGQTGLNTVLLARFSFGAVGSRWVDFILGFTQIGWYAWGSGLIADLLNTVVGFPTSLNWLLIIGVTYGFCVTAYIGYQALDWLSRIAVPAMVILMLWSLTVATGDAGGWSGLTAMTPSEPLPLTVAITIIVGTFVSGGTQATNWSRFATSGRTAAIATLIAFFLGNGFLIFSGAYSALVYDNSDIVQVMVQQGLLVWGLILFFLNMWTTQDNTIYAFSVAGAHAFRTPKRHLVVLTGATIALALTFGGIYASEQFVNFLVLLGTFIPPIGGVIMADFWLYRRGVLPALSIPQPAMNWVGIGSYVVAAAIAYFAPGITPLNGIIAAFALYTVSSRFFQP; via the coding sequence ATGGACACCCCAAGCTCTAATTACGAAGCGAGTGAAGACTATCCCCTCAGTCCCGTTCCAGCCCATGCCCGTAAATCCATGGTCTCCCTCGCTCCTCTTCTCATCGGTTTTACACTCTACTCCGGAACATTGTTCGCCGGGGGCATTGTGGGGCCCTCCTTTGCTTTTTTTCCGGACTTAATTTTGGTTATCCTCGTCGGCAATCTCATTTTGGGGTTGTACGCGGCGGCTCTGGGCTATATTGCCGGGCAAACGGGTTTGAATACGGTGCTGCTGGCCCGGTTTAGTTTTGGGGCGGTGGGATCACGATGGGTGGATTTTATTCTGGGCTTTACCCAAATTGGCTGGTATGCCTGGGGGTCTGGGTTGATTGCTGATTTGCTCAATACGGTGGTGGGGTTCCCCACCTCCCTGAACTGGTTGTTAATCATTGGCGTTACCTACGGCTTTTGTGTGACGGCATATATTGGCTATCAGGCGCTGGATTGGCTGAGTCGGATTGCCGTGCCGGCCATGGTGATTTTGATGCTGTGGAGTTTAACGGTGGCGACGGGTGACGCGGGGGGCTGGAGTGGCTTAACGGCGATGACCCCCAGTGAACCGTTGCCCTTGACGGTGGCGATTACGATTATCGTCGGCACGTTTGTTTCTGGCGGAACGCAAGCGACGAACTGGAGCCGCTTTGCAACATCGGGGCGGACGGCGGCGATCGCCACCCTCATTGCCTTCTTTCTCGGCAACGGCTTTCTGATTTTCAGCGGGGCTTACAGTGCCCTGGTCTACGACAATTCCGACATTGTCCAAGTCATGGTGCAGCAAGGATTGTTGGTGTGGGGGTTAATCCTTTTCTTCTTGAACATGTGGACAACCCAAGACAACACAATCTACGCCTTCTCAGTGGCCGGCGCTCACGCCTTCCGTACCCCCAAACGTCACCTTGTCGTCCTCACCGGGGCCACCATTGCCCTCGCCCTCACCTTTGGCGGCATTTACGCCAGCGAACAGTTTGTTAACTTTTTGGTGTTGCTGGGTACGTTTATCCCCCCCATTGGTGGGGTGATCATGGCGGATTTTTGGCTCTATCGGCGCGGTGTACTGCCGGCCTTGAGTATCCCTCAACCGGCGATGAACTGGGTTGGGATTGGGTCCTATGTCGTGGCAGCGGCGATCGCCTATTTCGCCCCCGGCATTACCCCCCTCAACGGCATTATCGCTGCCTTTGCACTGTATACCGTATCCAGCCGATTTTTTCAGCCATAA
- a CDS encoding aminopeptidase P family protein, translated as MDYPSILHERRRDLATQLSDPVLLWAGEAPMRNFAANRYPFRASSSFLYFAGQAIEGAVIGLIEGDLELFYDEPPASAALWLGELPSRAVLAAQIGAAAHFPLSQLPERFPHGATVAALDPATRQKQGACLGRPILPLPDCPDCDRALAQAIITLRLCHDEWAIAELQQAAQIAMEAHLIGLQTIPYAEKEAEVRGAMEAIVTAAGMATPYPSIVTTHGEILHADTSPHPLNPGDLLLIDLGAETPQGWAADITRTLPVTGRFSERQRAIYEIVLAAHDACIDAIAPGVEFSDIHRLALDTMTAGLLDLGVLQGTGEKVDTLDVTALFFPHGVGHLVGLDVHDLEEFGDWAGYGSGRTRCDRPSWRYLRLDRPLQAGMVVTIEPGFYQIPALLNAATAQQKALINWDRLAEFADVRGIRIEDEVWVTDTGATVLTAGLPTRIDAIEARMAAV; from the coding sequence ATGGACTACCCCAGTATTTTGCACGAACGTCGCCGTGACCTAGCGACTCAATTAAGCGATCCTGTCTTGCTGTGGGCCGGGGAAGCCCCGATGCGAAATTTTGCGGCCAATCGGTATCCGTTTCGGGCCAGCAGTTCGTTTCTCTACTTTGCCGGTCAAGCCATTGAGGGGGCGGTGATTGGTCTGATTGAAGGAGATTTAGAACTGTTTTATGATGAACCGCCAGCCAGTGCGGCCCTGTGGCTCGGCGAACTCCCCAGCCGGGCGGTGTTGGCGGCACAGATCGGCGCGGCGGCGCATTTTCCCCTTTCTCAACTGCCGGAACGCTTTCCCCACGGGGCAACGGTGGCGGCCCTCGATCCGGCAACGCGCCAAAAACAAGGGGCCTGTTTGGGGCGGCCAATTTTACCCCTGCCGGACTGCCCGGATTGCGATCGCGCCCTGGCCCAAGCGATTATTACTCTGCGCCTCTGTCATGACGAATGGGCGATCGCAGAACTCCAACAAGCCGCCCAAATCGCCATGGAAGCCCACCTGATCGGCCTGCAAACAATCCCCTACGCGGAAAAAGAAGCCGAAGTGCGCGGCGCGATGGAAGCGATCGTCACCGCCGCCGGGATGGCCACCCCCTACCCCAGCATCGTCACCACCCACGGCGAAATTCTCCACGCCGACACATCCCCCCACCCCCTCAACCCCGGCGATCTGCTGCTGATCGACCTCGGCGCAGAAACTCCCCAAGGCTGGGCCGCTGACATCACCCGCACCCTCCCCGTAACGGGCCGCTTTTCCGAGCGTCAACGGGCGATCTATGAGATTGTCCTCGCTGCCCATGATGCCTGTATTGATGCGATCGCTCCGGGGGTGGAGTTTAGCGACATTCACCGCCTGGCCCTCGACACGATGACGGCGGGCTTGTTGGATCTTGGTGTTTTGCAGGGTACGGGGGAAAAGGTGGACACGTTGGATGTGACGGCGTTGTTTTTTCCCCATGGGGTGGGGCATTTGGTGGGGTTGGATGTTCATGATCTCGAAGAGTTTGGCGATTGGGCGGGCTACGGGTCGGGCCGAACACGGTGCGATCGCCCCAGTTGGCGGTATCTTCGTCTCGATCGCCCCCTCCAAGCGGGCATGGTCGTCACCATTGAACCCGGTTTCTACCAAATCCCCGCCCTCCTCAACGCTGCCACCGCCCAACAAAAGGCCCTGATCAACTGGGATCGCTTGGCGGAATTTGCAGACGTGCGTGGCATCCGCATTGAGGATGAAGTGTGGGTTACGGATACGGGGGCAACGGTGCTGACGGCGGGTTTACCGACGCGGATTGATGCCATTGAAGCGCGAATGGCAGCGGTTTAA
- a CDS encoding tellurite resistance TerB family protein — protein MGLFDAFRKNDSLQKSQLSLGPAEGFAAIMLLVVAADGYLADDEVRLLNITLLRMRLFRSYSEDVMRRMFDNLCGILRREGSGVLFEAAIATLPHDLYETAFAIATDLVLADGEVSQEEEDLLSSLARSFELDPTLVNQVIQVMLIKNRG, from the coding sequence ATGGGTCTCTTTGATGCGTTTCGCAAAAATGACAGCTTGCAGAAAAGTCAATTAAGCCTTGGCCCGGCGGAAGGGTTTGCCGCCATTATGTTGTTGGTGGTCGCAGCGGACGGGTATTTAGCGGATGATGAGGTGCGGCTGCTTAATATTACGCTGTTACGGATGCGCTTGTTTCGGAGTTATTCCGAAGATGTGATGCGTCGGATGTTTGATAATCTCTGTGGGATTTTGCGCCGGGAGGGTTCGGGGGTGTTGTTTGAGGCGGCGATCGCGACCTTACCCCACGATTTGTATGAAACAGCTTTTGCGATCGCTACCGATCTCGTTCTCGCGGATGGGGAAGTGAGCCAAGAAGAGGAAGACCTCCTCAGCAGTCTCGCCCGCTCTTTCGAGCTTGACCCAACCCTTGTCAATCAAGTCATTCAGGTCATGCTGATTAAAAATCGCGGCTAA
- a CDS encoding ferrochelatase, translating into MVATPEKSQQTPLTESDSDRVAVLLMGYGEVESYEDFANYNEQALNLLTAKFAPVPTWLYPPLAKLLAIFDLHEWSHQHGQFVSPHNHIFEHQRAGIERELKQTWGDRIKVFKAFNFCAPYLPEQVLAQIKAEGFTKLLIYPLLVVDSIFTSGIAVEQVNDALTKLDTQREGWLDGTRYIPSFYNEPDYIDLLARMVESKIRQDLEVAHLPSQTGIILLNHGCPHKAKGFTSGIMESEALYEAVRAKLINKYPLISVGWLNHDTPLIDWTQPNAELAAKNLIDLGATAIVMMPIGFATENHETILDVDHITSGLKRTAPHVTYVRMPCVNDHPEFMAMAARWANPQIEALLNETAAAQNAPLTFIPKLYEDHGHSHGHDHSHDHSHDHDHHHH; encoded by the coding sequence GTGGTTGCAACTCCGGAAAAATCTCAACAAACTCCTCTGACCGAATCTGACAGCGATCGCGTTGCCGTCCTGCTCATGGGCTACGGTGAAGTTGAAAGCTACGAAGACTTTGCCAACTATAACGAACAAGCCCTCAACCTGCTAACGGCCAAATTCGCCCCCGTCCCCACCTGGCTTTATCCGCCCCTCGCGAAACTCCTAGCCATCTTCGACCTCCACGAATGGAGCCATCAGCATGGCCAATTTGTCTCGCCCCATAACCATATTTTTGAACACCAACGGGCGGGCATTGAGCGCGAACTGAAACAGACCTGGGGCGATCGCATCAAAGTCTTCAAAGCCTTTAACTTCTGCGCCCCCTATCTCCCAGAGCAAGTCCTCGCCCAAATTAAAGCGGAAGGCTTCACCAAGCTGCTGATTTATCCCCTCCTCGTGGTGGATTCCATCTTCACCAGCGGCATCGCCGTCGAACAGGTTAACGATGCCCTCACCAAACTCGACACCCAACGCGAAGGCTGGCTCGACGGCACGCGCTACATTCCCTCGTTCTACAACGAACCCGACTACATCGATCTCTTGGCCCGGATGGTGGAATCCAAAATCCGCCAAGACCTCGAAGTCGCTCACCTCCCCTCGCAAACCGGGATCATCCTGCTCAACCACGGCTGCCCTCACAAGGCCAAAGGCTTCACCTCCGGCATCATGGAAAGCGAAGCCCTCTACGAAGCCGTGCGGGCGAAATTGATCAATAAATACCCGCTGATTTCCGTCGGCTGGCTCAATCACGACACCCCCTTAATTGACTGGACGCAACCCAACGCCGAGTTGGCCGCCAAGAACTTAATTGATCTCGGCGCGACTGCGATCGTAATGATGCCCATCGGGTTCGCCACGGAAAACCACGAAACCATCCTCGACGTTGACCACATCACCAGCGGCCTCAAACGCACCGCCCCCCACGTCACCTACGTGCGGATGCCCTGCGTCAACGACCACCCGGAATTTATGGCGATGGCGGCCCGTTGGGCTAACCCCCAAATCGAAGCCCTGCTCAACGAAACCGCAGCGGCTCAAAACGCCCCCCTGACCTTCATTCCCAAACTCTACGAAGATCACGGGCACAGCCACGGCCACGACCACAGTCACGACCACAGTCACGACCACGACCATCACCACCACTAA
- a CDS encoding GumC family protein, with protein sequence MRTREQFDIEVNIRQLWLIVKRRWPIIFVGGILGGALGGIPPLFNTPIYRSGGTLQLVPQQSISFVGLSDEGGLINPTSALSNPLATEMLVIQSRPILEKVAEKVNITDATGQPLTAGAIGQRLAVEMLPQTDVIKLVFESERPADTAEVVNALIEVYIENNINTNRQQAKATREFIGEQLPKVEADLQEVEFALRRFKEANNITSIDQEAIVISQTISTLEGQVIAREQELASANVRLDFLNRELGLTPDQAITANAVSQSAGVQEAYRALQQLEQEIETQRARFTDQSPVILNLKDRQQRLEELLAERVQVVTNQTLSNYDWIEAGTQEQTLRASIVDNSLASIAAQRALDTINTSLTSYRRRAEELPRLEQQQRELERKHQAARTTYETLLAGLQEAQVRENQEVGNVRVISSAEVPVMPSNSASLISLELIAGGILGGFLGLSISILLELLDRSLRTEYEARRFFNQFPVIGTIPAWYPQDWPVAEEGDYQDINYNLPLLGSIPSTDSPLYAVTVAYRRLQTNLKLINREQKARILAVTSSIPGEGKSVTAANLAISLSMLSHRVLLLEADLAAPQQHEIWRLTNVWGLGNVLQEQIISEQAIQSITPNLDIMSAGIVTPGLVALLDSERMEMLVRRMSEVYDYVIVDSPALLVAPEMLSLSKLTDGVLLVLRPGVLNKADAASAQETVRQTDLNILGLIVNGVSSIPLKLPQPDVPMVQEPTVTVEDEMTETGVEDFDTDQQTVINQDQSTIAEGRFKPHLSQSSRIHQADTAADLIDDDQDTRIDDEDDRETALEAADEYDHLFASHDYNHDYDTEPTTVEMGADDHDTQVEEGRNGEQDTERKQSWLSTVTQTWRE encoded by the coding sequence ATGCGAACTCGTGAACAGTTCGATATTGAAGTTAACATTCGGCAACTGTGGCTCATCGTCAAACGACGCTGGCCCATCATCTTCGTTGGCGGTATCTTAGGAGGAGCCTTAGGCGGAATTCCGCCCCTCTTCAACACCCCCATCTATCGTTCGGGGGGAACCCTTCAACTCGTACCACAACAGTCTATTTCCTTCGTGGGCCTCAGTGACGAAGGTGGCTTAATCAACCCCACCAGCGCCCTGAGCAATCCCCTCGCCACCGAAATGCTCGTCATTCAATCACGCCCGATTCTCGAAAAGGTGGCCGAAAAAGTCAACATTACCGATGCCACCGGCCAGCCCCTCACCGCCGGTGCGATCGGGCAAAGACTTGCCGTCGAAATGCTACCCCAAACCGACGTAATCAAGCTGGTATTTGAATCAGAGCGTCCGGCAGATACGGCCGAAGTCGTTAATGCGCTGATCGAGGTCTACATTGAAAACAACATCAACACCAACCGTCAGCAAGCCAAAGCCACCCGCGAATTCATCGGGGAACAACTCCCCAAAGTAGAAGCCGATCTCCAGGAAGTTGAGTTTGCCCTCCGACGTTTCAAAGAAGCGAACAATATCACCTCTATTGACCAAGAAGCGATCGTCATTTCACAAACCATTTCAACTCTAGAAGGTCAAGTCATTGCGCGGGAACAGGAACTCGCCTCCGCCAATGTCCGTTTGGATTTTCTCAATCGAGAATTGGGGTTAACCCCCGATCAAGCGATCACCGCCAACGCCGTCAGTCAATCGGCGGGAGTCCAGGAAGCCTATCGCGCCCTTCAACAACTTGAGCAAGAAATCGAAACCCAACGGGCCCGCTTCACGGATCAAAGTCCCGTCATTTTGAATTTGAAAGACCGCCAACAACGCCTAGAAGAACTCCTCGCTGAACGGGTTCAAGTCGTGACCAATCAAACCCTCAGTAATTACGACTGGATCGAAGCCGGAACTCAGGAGCAAACCCTGCGGGCCAGTATTGTTGATAATTCCCTCGCTAGCATCGCCGCACAACGGGCCCTCGACACCATTAACACCAGCCTCACCAGCTACCGCCGTCGCGCCGAAGAACTCCCCCGCCTCGAACAACAACAGCGGGAACTCGAACGCAAACACCAAGCCGCACGCACCACCTACGAAACCCTCTTGGCAGGCTTGCAAGAAGCCCAAGTGCGTGAAAACCAAGAAGTCGGCAACGTCCGGGTTATTTCCAGTGCTGAAGTACCTGTGATGCCGTCCAATTCGGCTAGCCTCATTTCTCTGGAGTTGATCGCAGGGGGCATTCTTGGGGGGTTCCTGGGCCTATCGATTTCGATTTTGTTAGAACTGCTCGATCGCTCCCTCCGCACCGAATACGAAGCCCGCCGCTTTTTCAATCAATTTCCGGTCATTGGCACAATTCCCGCTTGGTATCCCCAAGATTGGCCCGTTGCCGAGGAGGGCGATTATCAAGATATCAATTACAATCTCCCCCTTTTAGGCAGTATTCCGTCAACGGACAGCCCCCTCTATGCTGTGACGGTTGCCTACCGTCGTTTGCAAACCAATCTTAAACTCATTAACCGTGAGCAAAAAGCTCGCATTTTAGCCGTCACCAGTTCAATTCCAGGGGAAGGTAAATCGGTCACGGCGGCAAATTTGGCAATTTCCCTTTCGATGTTGTCCCATCGGGTACTGCTACTCGAAGCGGATTTAGCCGCACCGCAACAACATGAAATCTGGCGGCTCACCAATGTCTGGGGGCTGGGCAATGTCCTCCAAGAGCAGATTATTTCTGAGCAGGCGATCCAATCCATTACGCCCAACCTCGACATCATGAGTGCGGGAATTGTGACACCGGGGCTGGTGGCGCTGTTGGATAGTGAACGGATGGAAATGCTGGTGCGGCGGATGTCTGAGGTGTATGACTATGTGATTGTGGATTCACCGGCCTTGCTGGTGGCCCCGGAAATGCTGTCGTTGAGTAAGCTCACGGATGGGGTGTTGTTGGTGCTTCGGCCGGGGGTGTTGAATAAAGCAGATGCGGCTTCGGCTCAGGAAACGGTGCGCCAAACAGATCTCAATATTTTGGGATTAATTGTGAATGGTGTGAGTAGTATTCCGTTGAAGTTACCGCAGCCGGATGTGCCGATGGTTCAGGAGCCAACGGTGACCGTAGAGGATGAGATGACTGAGACTGGGGTGGAGGACTTCGACACAGATCAGCAGACTGTGATTAATCAAGATCAAAGCACGATCGCTGAGGGTCGCTTCAAGCCCCATCTCTCGCAGTCGTCTCGTATCCATCAAGCGGATACGGCGGCGGATCTCATTGACGATGATCAGGATACTCGTATTGATGATGAGGATGACCGAGAGACGGCTCTAGAGGCGGCGGATGAATATGATCATTTGTTTGCGAGTCATGACTATAATCATGACTATGATACTGAGCCAACGACGGTGGAGATGGGTGCTGATGACCATGACACCCAGGTTGAGGAGGGGAGGAATGGAGAGCAAGACACAGAGCGTAAGCAAAGTTGGTTGTCTACGGTGACCCAAACCTGGAGGGAGTGA